TGACGACAATGCTAGTACTATCGGATATTCAGATGTTGGTTCAGAGTATTCTTATAATGAAGATGAGGCAGTTTTTTTCTATGTTCCAGAATTTTCTCCAGAGAATTCTGATTTTGCGAATAAGTTTATTCAAGCCATTCAACATTATTATTCTTCAGATTCAGCATTTTCTGATAAAAATGCTATCGTGTTAACTCTTATAAACGCAACACTAAGCTGGTACCAACAGGCCAAGAAGTTGGGAGTTATCGCCCGGGCACCTCAGGCATTACATGAGCTTAATAAGCTCTTGCAAACAACAGACATTTCTTTGGATAACGCTTATAGATATTTGTATGCAATTTTACACGCCACTGTTTTTGCGACCAGACTCAGGCAAGCAAAGGTAGAAGAAATTCGTTCTTTCTATCAAGATGCGGGCGCCACTTTAATGCAGTTAAGTGCACAAGTGGCCAGTGAAATAGGTTTGCCAGCGCACACTTGGATGTTGCAACAAGTAGACTCTACACATCGCCAGCTTTTAGAAATATTAACGTATAAAGATGAAAAACAGGTTAAGAATGTTCATGATAATGATGTTTTAAGCAATACAAGTGAGTACGTGCACAAAGCGGCGGTTAGTATACTTGAGAAATTACCGTTTATTTGGCAATCGCTCTATCCATTGGTGATTACTGACCGTGCTGTTGATTTCAAGCGCGTAGAGGGGCGGCGTCGAGTTGAAGCTCTGTGCGCTGATGTTTTAGCGAGAATTCTCGCTAAAACACCTGGAACATTGACGATAGCGGAACAAGCGTTAGTGGTACGTGTCGCAGAAGATTATGCAAGTCAAACAACCACCACGCCTTTTTATAATGCGTTTCGATTTTTAGTAGTGACACATCATGATGTAGAGACAGGCGTTGCTTTAGTGGGCTCAGAGCTAGCAATAGAGCGCGGAAAAATGCTGTATGGACAATTATTTCGTCAGCTTAGATTATTTGATTTAGCTGGTTCATCTCGTCAAGAGCAGCTAATGACAAACTATCTCACTGCATATGTCGAGAAGTTGCAACCTACTGTTTCAGTTGTAAGCGATAGTATTGATTGGGATATAACGTCAGATGCCTCCGGTCGAAAATCAACGAAGAGTAGTGGTTCAGCTTATTCGTATAAATCAGCGGGCTCGGGGAAAAGTGCTGTGTCAAGCGGCGGTATGCATGCTAGAGCATTTGAGAAAGCAGGCGTTATTAACGAAGGTGTTAAGAGCATATGGAGTACTACTGTACTCAAAGCATCATTATCGAAGAACGAAGTAAAATTTATTTTGAAAAATTATGAAGGTATGTGTCGAGAAACTGATTTTGATACAACACAGTCCACGTTATTGCTTCACCGAGCGTTTGATTGGTTGCGTGCGTTATCTTCGACTCAACGTGATATATCAACCGGTGGTATGTTTAGCCGCGGCCCAAAAGAAATAGAGCACATCGCTTCTGATGATTATAATGGTTTAATGGGTTATGTGATTTCTAAAAAAGGAGTGCCTGAACTTTTTGTGCGTTATTGCGAATATCAAGTGGCAAGAATGTCGCAATCGGGTCAGGTGATGAAGACCTATGAAATAAAGTTCATTATGCAGAATTTGAGAAGTTTATGCATACATAAAGATGCCTTAGATAATGGAGAAGCGCTTGTTGCTTCAACGCTTAATTTAGTGAGCGCGGAATGGAATAAGCAACTTGCTAAGTTAGAAGCAAAAACCACATTAGCGTCAGAAGATGTAAAAGCGATACAAGCACATTATCATATGACGCATGATGATAATAAGCCAAGTAAGCGCTTGAAGGGAAACCAAGTGTTGAAAGATGTTTGTGATCGCGTATCGGCTTTGTATGATAAGGCGCATCCGAAACCTAAATCTTCGGCAGCTGTAGGTAAAAATAAATAGGCATTTTTCGCTGACCTTTTGTAGGGGCGACCCGGCGCGGTCGCCGTCTTTTTTGAATGGCTCTATGACGTTTTGAGTGGGCAGTCATCACCACGTTGATCGTCAAAATCGAGTTGGCCTCTTGTAGGGGCAACTGGCAGTCGCCCTGTATAGTGAACGAAAGAGCAAGAATTTTTCTGAAAACATAGGTTTGAATGTATTCTGTTATATGATATTCTCTGTCTTCTCGCCCTTATTCCTCTTGCTGTTTTTATCGAAAATTTTATCTTCATTGTTCAGTGGGTACCCCCCCCTACAGAGGTCCTGTGAAATACGACCCCAATAGACATCATCGTCAATCTGTTCGACTAAAAAATTATGCTTATTCACAAAATGGCGCATATTTTATTACGCTTTGTACGCATGAGCGGAAAAATCTTTTTGGCCATATTGATTCGGATGAAATGCACTTAAATTCATTGGGTAAAATTGTTCAAGACGAATGGTTAAAATCCTTTGAAATACGCAAAGAATTAGCGATGGATGCCTACACCATTATGCCTAATCATCTACACGGGATTGTTTTTATTTCTCATCAAGATAACCAAAATAATCCTCCGTTGAAAAATAAAAGGGGGGCTCGTCATCAATCGATTGGTTCGTTTATCATAGGCTTTAAATCCGCTGTTACACGGCGTATCCGCGATAACGATGACATACCACAAGGATGTGTGTGGCAACGTAACTATCATGAACACATTATTCGTTGCGAAAAATCCTTAAAGAAAATACGTGAATATACGATTAATAATCCCTCGCTGTGGCAACAAGATTCTTTGTTTGTGCAACACAAAATCTCATGCACAGAGGCAGGTTTGAAAGGGCGACTGCCAGTTTCCCCTACAAGAGGTCAACTCGATTTTGACGATCAACGTGGTGATGATTGCCCACTCAAAACGTCATAGAGCCTTTTGAATATTGGTATCATCGGCGATACATCTCAAATTATAATAGCATTTATACCATAGGGTGGTTAAAATATAGCATGTTTTGAGAGAGATAAAATCATATGTCACGATATCTTGACCCTAAAGCAGATGTAGTTTTTAAAAAAATATTTGGTGAGCACCCACATTTACTCATCAGTTTTTTGAATGCTGTATTGCCATTAGCACCGAATGGTGTGATTGTAGAGTTAGAGTATTTGCCTTTTGAACAAGTTCCGGTTATTCCTGAATTCAAACGCACGATTGCGGATGTCAAATGCAAAGATAGTTTAGGGCGTACTTTTATTGTCGAAATGCAGATGAATTGGACAGATAGTTTTAAGCAACGTTTATTGTTTGGTACAAGCCAAGCTTTTGTCAAACAGCTCGAGAAAGGCATGGAGTACAAACTGCTTCAACCTGTGTATGGCTTAGGTATGGTCGCCGAGATTTATGAAAAAGCCAGCCCAGATTGGTATCATCATTATCAATTAGTAAAAAAAGGATCAGTGGATGGTGATATTATTGATCATTTGCAGCTGATTTTTATTGAATTACCAAAGTTTCCGGCTCATTCACCTGATGAGAAGAAGTTGAGATTATTGTGGTTGCGATTTCTGCGAGAGATTGATGAAAAAACAAGTACGGTGTCTCAAGAGCTTCTGGAAATACCGGAAATAGCCCAAGCTATTGAGCTAGCAGAAGAATCTGCCTATACACCAGGAGAATTAGAAGTGTATGAAACCTATTGGGATAGTGTGCGACGTGAAAAAACACTTATGGTGGATAAGTACGCAGAGGGGGAGTCCTTTGCCACACACAGAATAGCAAAAAGCCTATTAAAACAAGGAATTAGCATAGAAATCATTATGCAAAGCACCGGTTTGAATCGCGAAGAAATTGAAAATCTTCAAAAAAATCATTAGCCCTAATAATTTTCTCTATCAAGGCTAAGCTACTATTCGTCGCTTACATAACTTAACCAACGGGCTAATCGACAGCCCTTGGACTAAAATCGAAAACAATACCGTTGCATACGTCATCGGTAAAATTAATGCTTTGGCAGGTCCAGCAGGCAACGCCAGCGCCAATGCGATCGCTAGTCCGCCACGTAACCCGCCCCAAATCATAATGCTTGTAGCAAAAGGTTCATAACGTCGTTTCAAACGCATTAATTGCATAGGCACTCCGACAGAAATAATTCGTGCCACCAACACAATAATAATAGCACCGAGCCCACTGATTAATTCGAAAAAAGAACGTTGTAATGCAATTAATTCTAAGCCAATCAATAAAAATAAAATGGCATTAAAAGCACTATCAATCACTTCCCAAAAATGCACTAAATGCACGCGAGTTTTTTCAGACATATAAAACATTTTTTGGCGATTGCCAATAAACATTCCTGCTACGACCATAGCCAGTGGCCCAGAAATATTAAGTGTTTGCGCTAAAGAGTATCCACCGGTGGCAATGGCAAGCGTAATAAAAATTTCTTGTAAAGAATCATTAATCGGTTTTATCAAACGATAGCCGATATAACCCAGTAACATGCCATAAAGTATGCCGCCAATAGCTTGTTGCAAAAACAACGCAGCAATCGCGCCAACGGTAGCACTGTGCTGACCATAAGCGACGGCGTAAATGGTGACAAATAACACGATGCCGACGCCATCATTAAATAAAGATTCGCCGGCCAATCGTGTATCAAGAGATTTAGGCGCTTTTAATTTTTTAAATACGGCGAGCACCGCAATCGGGTCGGTAGGGGAAATCAATGCGCCAAAAAGTAAGCAGTGAATAAAGGCGAGCGGCTGTCCTAGCCAAGCCAAGAAATAAAAAGTTAATCCACCGACAATAAAAGTAGAAATCACCGTGCCGCCAATCGCCAAAACAATCACTTCCCATTTTTCTTCAAGAAGTTGGTCAAGACTAACGTTCAGTGCGCCCGCAAATAATAAAAAACTCAACATGCCATTCATGAGCAATGAATGAAAATCAATTTTTGAAAATGCCAGTGAAATTTCTTTTTCACCGACATTGATGCCTAATGAAGAAATAAAAATGATGCCTACGGTCAACAGCATGGTGGTCATAGTGATAGCGATAGAGCTTTGCAGTTTTATGTAACGATAATTAATGTAGCCTAAGATCGCGGCGATGGTGAATAGAAAAGATAGTATGTTAAATAAGTTCATGGTTGTTTCTCTCTCTAATTAAATCATGCGTTGAAAATAGCGACTGATAAACTGAAAATAACTCTCATGCACGCATTTAAGCGGATAAAATATTAAGAATATGTAGTATTATCTGCTTGTGACAATACGAGTCGCATAATTCTCGGCAACTGTTTTTGTATAAAACTAACCACCGCCTTCGGCCCAATTTGTTCACGCAACCATTGTTTCAAAATTGGCCGTGTCACTTCCCAGATATTAAAATCAGGCTCAAGATGACGGCATAAGCTTTCAATATTTAAGAGAGTTTTTTGTAACAACAATAATTGCGGTTGGAGTTGAATTTCATATTGTCTCGCCGCTTGAATTAAGCCTAATATAAGCTGCGCCAGCGAAATATCTTTCAGCGATTTATTTAATATAGGTTCACAGACTTTTTTAATGGCATGCGCAAAAGCAATTTCAGGCACATGCGACGGGATCCAGCCTGATTCTAAGTGTAATCTCGCGACTTTACGATAATCTTTATCAACTAATGCCGCCATATTTTCAGCAATATATCGTCGATCTTTTAAGGGCAAAGACCCGACGATGCCAAAATCTACCAGCTCAATCATCGGGGATTCTGGCTTGGCCACGTTGATGAAAATATTTCCGGGGTGAAGATCAGCATGAAAATAGTTGTCATGAAAAATTTGTGTAAAAAAAATAGCGACACATTGTTCTGCTAATGCGTGCAGATTGACTCCTGCCGCTTGGATAGCAGAAATATTCATAATAGGAATGCCGTAAATACGTTGCATGATTAATATATTTTCCGAGCTATATTCCCAATAGACTTTTGGAATAAAAACAGCATCACCGTATCGGGCATATCGCGCATGATAAGTGTGTAAGTTTTCTTTTAATTGTTCTGCGTGCGCAGCTTCATTAATTAAATTCACTTCTTTTTTAATCGTGAGCTCAATTTCGTCGACTAAGCGGGTTATTTTTTTTATGCGGCGTTCAAAAAATCTCGCCCCCCATTGAAGAAACGCAAGGTCGCGTTCAAGTAACGCGTGAATATTTGGCCTAAGAATTTTTATGATAACCGTATCGCCATTGTGCAATGTGGCAGCATGCACTTGTGCGATGGATGCAGAAGCCAGTGGGGTATTATCGATTTCACTGAAAACAGCACTAATTTCAGCGTTAAGTTCTTTTTTAATGAGCTGCATTGCGATTTTTGAACAAAACGGCGGCACTTGATCTTGCAGTGTCACGAGATGATCAATAATATCTTTAGGCAATATATCTTGCCGCGTTGAAAGCATTTGTCCAAATTTAATAAAGAGTGGCCCTGCTTGTTGTAACGCGTAAGTCAAACGTTTTCCACGAGGAATAAAACGATTGGAAAAAATGTAATAGGGGTTGCACCAGCGCAAGAAGTAAAGTCGTCTACAATAAGGAATCTGTAAAAAAATTTCATCGAGGTTATAACGAACGATGAGATAAAAAATTCTTATCAGTTGCATCCAGTGTGGTTTTATCATATTTTTTTCTTCAATAATTCTACCCGCGCCTGTAACCTATCCATCTGCAATCTTAACAGGTCAACCTCTTTGCGAAATATTTCGACTTCGTTCCCAGAAGGAAGAAGTTGCGCCTCTTCTTGCAAGTATTCGCTGAGGTCACTGGAGAATTTAGTTTTATTTCTTCTTATGAATTCAGCCGGCTTTCTGAATAACTGGGTCATTTTGTATGCCGCAACATCGCCAAGCATTTTGGATAAATGTTCTTCCCAGTCAATGTGATGTTTCTGAAAAAGCGCATTCAATAATTGTGCGGTGTCTACATCGCCTTTGATATGAAATTGTGTGTTGACGAGAGCGGGATTTTGATTCATTTTTAAACGCATTAATTGAAATACCGTCGTATATATTTCTGTGTTCACCGTTGCAGGTTGTTCAGTAGAAATGTGCACTTTGTTTTCATCAAAGGAAAAAAATAAAGAAATTTTAGGCCGTTGAATATGTATCCCCATCACTTTGCCTTGTAACGGAGTAAGCAATTTGGGTGTCTCGGGATCTAAAGATAGATAGCGATTAAACGTGCTTTCGAATTTCTTAATGGCTAGTGTTTTCATGGGTGCTAAATTTTATATCCGTAATGAAGCGCAACTATGCCGCCGGAAAGATTGTGATAACCGCATTTTTCAAAACGCACTTTTTCTATTAGCTTTAGTAAGGTCTCTTGATCGGGATGCATGCGTATGGACTCAATAAGATATTGATAACTTTCTTTATCTTTAGCAATCCATTCACCTAATTTTGGAATGACTTTAAATGAATATTGATCATAAATTCGGTTCAATAAACTGTATTTAGGTTTAGAAAATTCTAAAACAATTAATTTTTTCCCTGGCTTTAGGACACGATATATTTCTGCTAACGCATTTTCTTTATTAGTGATATTTCTTAGGCCAAAACTTATGGTAACACCATCAAACGAATTATCTTCAAACGGCAATTGTTCAGCATTTGCTTGAACATAATGAATGTTTTGCAAATAGTTGCCATCAGTTAAGCGTGCGCGACCTGCTTGTAACATGCTGCTGTTAATATCAGAAAGAGTGACTTGCCCGCGATCGGTGACTTTTTCTAAGAGCAGCTTGGTTAAGTCCCCTGTGCCACCAGCAAGATCTAACACATGGTCGCCGGATTTGATTTGAGTTTGCATGATGGCAAATTTTTTCCACCAACGATGCATGCCTAATGACATTACGTCGTTCATCAAATCATATTGTGAGGCTACAGAGTGAAATACTTCTGAGACGCGCGCAACTTTTTCTTGAGTCGGCACTTGTTGAAAGCCAAAGTCAGTGGTGTTTTTTTCATTTTGATTGTTTTGCATTGGCAAAGGATCTCGTTCGCGTGCTTATGATAAGTTTAGCACAAAAACAAAAGGGGAAGCGATAGTAGTCACTTCCCCTTAAAGACCGGCAATCCTTGCCGAAGCTGAGTATCCCTACCCTATCCATTGTAGCCCTGGACAAATAACAAAAAAGACAAATCTGTGTATCCTTACTTCGTCATCCTGACGCATTTCTCGCGGCCACTTACCTGTGGCCTGCATGCTTTTCCGTGCACTACGAGAAAGTCTTCCTTAAACCGTTCCAGCGATCCTTC
This region of Gammaproteobacteria bacterium genomic DNA includes:
- the ubiB gene encoding 2-polyprenylphenol 6-hydroxylase translates to MIKPHWMQLIRIFYLIVRYNLDEIFLQIPYCRRLYFLRWCNPYYIFSNRFIPRGKRLTYALQQAGPLFIKFGQMLSTRQDILPKDIIDHLVTLQDQVPPFCSKIAMQLIKKELNAEISAVFSEIDNTPLASASIAQVHAATLHNGDTVIIKILRPNIHALLERDLAFLQWGARFFERRIKKITRLVDEIELTIKKEVNLINEAAHAEQLKENLHTYHARYARYGDAVFIPKVYWEYSSENILIMQRIYGIPIMNISAIQAAGVNLHALAEQCVAIFFTQIFHDNYFHADLHPGNIFINVAKPESPMIELVDFGIVGSLPLKDRRYIAENMAALVDKDYRKVARLHLESGWIPSHVPEIAFAHAIKKVCEPILNKSLKDISLAQLILGLIQAARQYEIQLQPQLLLLQKTLLNIESLCRHLEPDFNIWEVTRPILKQWLREQIGPKAVVSFIQKQLPRIMRLVLSQADNTTYS
- a CDS encoding sodium:proton antiporter, which gives rise to MNLFNILSFLFTIAAILGYINYRYIKLQSSIAITMTTMLLTVGIIFISSLGINVGEKEISLAFSKIDFHSLLMNGMLSFLLFAGALNVSLDQLLEEKWEVIVLAIGGTVISTFIVGGLTFYFLAWLGQPLAFIHCLLFGALISPTDPIAVLAVFKKLKAPKSLDTRLAGESLFNDGVGIVLFVTIYAVAYGQHSATVGAIAALFLQQAIGGILYGMLLGYIGYRLIKPINDSLQEIFITLAIATGGYSLAQTLNISGPLAMVVAGMFIGNRQKMFYMSEKTRVHLVHFWEVIDSAFNAILFLLIGLELIALQRSFFELISGLGAIIIVLVARIISVGVPMQLMRLKRRYEPFATSIMIWGGLRGGLAIALALALPAGPAKALILPMTYATVLFSILVQGLSISPLVKLCKRRIVA
- the ubiE gene encoding bifunctional demethylmenaquinone methyltransferase/2-methoxy-6-polyprenyl-1,4-benzoquinol methylase UbiE — protein: MQNNQNEKNTTDFGFQQVPTQEKVARVSEVFHSVASQYDLMNDVMSLGMHRWWKKFAIMQTQIKSGDHVLDLAGGTGDLTKLLLEKVTDRGQVTLSDINSSMLQAGRARLTDGNYLQNIHYVQANAEQLPFEDNSFDGVTISFGLRNITNKENALAEIYRVLKPGKKLIVLEFSKPKYSLLNRIYDQYSFKVIPKLGEWIAKDKESYQYLIESIRMHPDQETLLKLIEKVRFEKCGYHNLSGGIVALHYGYKI
- a CDS encoding SCP2 sterol-binding domain-containing protein, producing the protein MKTLAIKKFESTFNRYLSLDPETPKLLTPLQGKVMGIHIQRPKISLFFSFDENKVHISTEQPATVNTEIYTTVFQLMRLKMNQNPALVNTQFHIKGDVDTAQLLNALFQKHHIDWEEHLSKMLGDVAAYKMTQLFRKPAEFIRRNKTKFSSDLSEYLQEEAQLLPSGNEVEIFRKEVDLLRLQMDRLQARVELLKKKI
- a CDS encoding Rpn family recombination-promoting nuclease/putative transposase; the encoded protein is MSRYLDPKADVVFKKIFGEHPHLLISFLNAVLPLAPNGVIVELEYLPFEQVPVIPEFKRTIADVKCKDSLGRTFIVEMQMNWTDSFKQRLLFGTSQAFVKQLEKGMEYKLLQPVYGLGMVAEIYEKASPDWYHHYQLVKKGSVDGDIIDHLQLIFIELPKFPAHSPDEKKLRLLWLRFLREIDEKTSTVSQELLEIPEIAQAIELAEESAYTPGELEVYETYWDSVRREKTLMVDKYAEGESFATHRIAKSLLKQGISIEIIMQSTGLNREEIENLQKNH
- a CDS encoding transposase, yielding MKYDPNRHHRQSVRLKNYAYSQNGAYFITLCTHERKNLFGHIDSDEMHLNSLGKIVQDEWLKSFEIRKELAMDAYTIMPNHLHGIVFISHQDNQNNPPLKNKRGARHQSIGSFIIGFKSAVTRRIRDNDDIPQGCVWQRNYHEHIIRCEKSLKKIREYTINNPSLWQQDSLFVQHKISCTEAGLKGRLPVSPTRGQLDFDDQRGDDCPLKTS